A part of Cydia strobilella chromosome 15, ilCydStro3.1, whole genome shotgun sequence genomic DNA contains:
- the LOC134747995 gene encoding uncharacterized protein LOC134747995: protein MFDEEKEIISNTQSRILDLFAELDDKELKSLEQWLGSKKYRKDLENKKSIIRSDKLLQKIVDTIKKLVPFDAELPSENIMLPTVGDQADCNQVNTRHVDELLYDEEQVEQLVKEGKLSRHYCLDCNSQNIKELNLISHSMSRVQLQYIFKVLLPKDLEDKQILDVGSRFGGILYAAYYFTNASNIIGIEMNKECCEIQEKIIEQFGMDKNRIKIVHSDVTDKEDLVKKSNICIMNCFDFFVPIEEHRKMWYFFKEHLPKGSYVVLNRSIADTLTALDMFEEFIDWLSICRPFQLENEIFFAVEDLHEIFLYTVN from the exons ATGTTCGACGAGGAAAAAGAGATTATAAGTAATACTCAGAGTCGCATTTTAGACTTATTTGCCGAGCTAGATGACAAAGAATTAAAGAGTCTGGAACAGTGGTTAGGAAGTAAAAAGTATAGAAAAG ACTTAGAAAATAAGAAATCAATCATAAGGTCTGACAAGTTACTACAAAAGATAGTAGATACTATAAAGAAATTGGTACCATTTGATGCGGAGTTGCCATCAGAAAACATAATGTTGCCAACTGTTGGAGATCAAGCAGATTGCAACCAAGTGAACACTCGTCATGTGGATGAGTTGCTTTATGATGAAGAACAAGTTGAACAGCTTGTTAAAGAGGGAAAATTATCTAGACATTACTGCCTAGACTGCAATTCACAAAATATTAAA GAGCTAAATCTTATTTCACATTCTATGTCGAGAGTACAACTTCAGTATATATTTAAAGTTCTGCTTCCAAAGGATCTGGAGGATAAACAGATTTTGGATGTGGGTTCCAGATttggtggaattttgtatgct gcatattattttacaaatgCATCAAACATTATTGGCATAGAAATGAATAAAGAATGTtgtgaaatacaagaaaaaataatagaaCAATTTGGAATGGATAAAAACCGAATAAAAATTGTCCACTCTGATGTAACTGATAAAGAAGACTTAGTCAAGAAATCTAATATTTGCATCATgaattgttttgatttttttgtacctatagAGGAACACAGAAAAATGTGGTACTTTTTTAAGGAACATTTGCCTAAGGGGAGTTATGTTGTTTTGAACAGAAGTATTGCTGATACATTAACTGCATTAGACATGTTTGAAGAATTTATAGATTGGCTAAGTATTTGTAGACCATTTCAATTAGAAAATGAGATTTTCTTTGCTGTAGAAGATTTACATGAGATATTTCTGTACActgttaattaa